One Blastocatellia bacterium genomic region harbors:
- a CDS encoding sigma-54-dependent Fis family transcriptional regulator has product MRRSDSRSNRVGEREVRSATLPTNFLYHLLTLASRPATNLDRLVCHLLERALALTRSDVGGGLFVFELFAQEPKLVASALRGALADTPADLVKKWKQNPRSAIELVIQSGRWYSSDDHRHDPTHFPLLAGSRSSLWVPLLDGAQVMGILYVESSRPRYYREAHRCQLETLAADAVLAIRRLLFREEMRRSELQVDMIGASSAFLELERQIRLIASTNAPVLITGARGSGKEVAARAIHFWSDRRDKPFVPVLVSALPKSMVADELFGHERHAFTGAASKRAGKFQAAEGGTLFLDEIADTPRTVQAALLRVIEYGEVQRIGRDVPLRVDVRLIAATNQDLSVLLARRRFREDLYDRLSVFALRVPPLRERREDIPLLAGYFLQKHCQQMRRDLLGEGVCGVCHQVETVGCATTAFYEALQAYDWPGNVRELEHLIQRLVATVPGEILDVKHLPEPIRTSPVKAAEPDVKDLSLEAAIRDRIELALQMTNYNQSQAARMLKIPLSTLHSKMKKLGIEIRKK; this is encoded by the coding sequence ATGCGCCGCTCTGATTCGCGTTCAAACCGAGTAGGCGAGCGGGAGGTCCGCAGCGCAACACTACCGACCAATTTCCTTTATCACCTGCTGACCCTAGCATCACGGCCTGCGACGAATTTAGACCGGCTGGTGTGTCATCTGCTGGAACGGGCGCTGGCACTCACTCGCTCGGATGTAGGAGGTGGCCTGTTCGTCTTCGAGCTTTTCGCTCAGGAGCCGAAGTTAGTCGCTTCTGCGCTGCGTGGCGCGTTAGCTGATACGCCGGCCGATCTGGTAAAGAAGTGGAAGCAGAATCCGCGAAGCGCCATCGAGCTGGTCATACAATCAGGCCGGTGGTACAGCAGTGACGACCACCGCCACGATCCGACTCATTTTCCCTTGCTGGCCGGCAGCCGCTCATCGCTTTGGGTGCCGTTGCTGGACGGGGCGCAAGTCATGGGCATACTGTATGTGGAGTCGTCCCGCCCAAGATACTACCGTGAGGCGCACCGGTGTCAGCTTGAAACATTGGCGGCGGACGCAGTGCTGGCCATCCGTCGTCTCTTGTTCAGAGAAGAGATGAGACGGAGTGAGCTTCAAGTAGACATGATTGGAGCCAGCTCGGCCTTTCTTGAGCTAGAGCGGCAGATCCGTCTCATTGCCAGCACTAACGCCCCTGTGCTCATCACCGGCGCGCGTGGCAGCGGCAAGGAAGTTGCGGCCCGCGCGATTCACTTTTGGAGCGACCGGCGGGACAAACCATTCGTGCCGGTGCTCGTCTCCGCGCTTCCAAAGAGCATGGTGGCCGATGAACTGTTCGGACATGAGCGGCATGCCTTCACAGGCGCGGCCAGCAAACGGGCAGGCAAATTCCAAGCGGCTGAAGGCGGTACGCTCTTCCTGGACGAAATTGCTGATACCCCTCGGACAGTTCAGGCAGCATTGTTGCGGGTGATTGAATACGGTGAGGTGCAACGCATCGGGCGGGATGTGCCGCTTCGTGTGGATGTGCGGCTGATCGCGGCGACGAACCAGGACCTCTCTGTGTTGTTGGCGCGAAGGCGGTTTCGGGAAGACCTCTATGACCGCTTGAGTGTGTTTGCGCTCCGAGTGCCGCCCTTGCGCGAGCGCCGTGAGGACATCCCGTTGCTGGCCGGCTACTTTCTTCAGAAGCATTGTCAACAGATGCGACGCGACCTACTGGGCGAAGGCGTCTGTGGTGTTTGCCATCAGGTAGAGACGGTGGGCTGCGCCACGACGGCGTTCTACGAGGCCTTGCAAGCCTACGATTGGCCGGGCAACGTGCGCGAGCTAGAACATCTCATTCAGCGGTTGGTGGCCACCGTGCCTGGTGAAATCCTGGATGTCAAACACCTGCCGGAGCCGATCCGAACAAGCCCAGTGAAGGCCGCTGAGCCAGATGTGAAAGACCTAAGCCTGGAGGCCGCCATCCGAGACCGGATTGAGCTTGCGCTACAGATGACCAACTACAATCAGAGCCAGGCCGCTCGGATGCTCAAGATTCCCCTCTCCACACTTCATAGCAAGATGAAAAAGCTGGGAATTGAAATCAGGAAGAAATGA